A window of Trichoderma atroviride chromosome 3, complete sequence contains these coding sequences:
- a CDS encoding uncharacterized protein (TransMembrane:4 (o35-54i61-79o85-106i118-135o)) — protein sequence MQIRQCGAMLAEKMSCLPQLRRHSYHRLREDGRSFHYALGSSALSTLLPAAGYLSPSPPSVFFFFLLFSPPSFLSFQLLSPQSFIVLHSFASISVASVFLISLLIVRITPILRILTSPTMRAFASLAVLMAGAVVQRANAQADYGTHNGNNNGNNNGGPDGDFGGNSGGSPSSSVNGDPNGIPYGNPSGLPNGAPAGLPGNSPDSAPDMPTCALQGITTVFVTVYPTSHVTPSGFAPSGAAQSNGFDPNQTIQQSALPASTVLISPVQSAQAAHTSVKPFTTVTIDVWGSDGDPSDAFTSDISPAPISTDGASDPVQTSAGSPDGSSALTQDPDSFNSNLGDLSTPSSGQATAGNGPIPGSFPTVTPENAAYGSAGGLNSIPNTFNQQPSEYSSPTDTVAGLDGSQPAQITVVGPDGKPTIVQFPGTQIGNGNGAAQPLSTAASFPSFTPGVSAASDVLATARETLCTSYTIMGPNGIPTVVHSTWVDLPTTAASPPSSFPSGLLPNPSVVTGLPEGPVIPTHTTFTILGPDGLPTVVESSWLMPAPTNTLAGIPGPTSVNGFPNQVTGTAAGVEQSGSTTCTSYTVLGLDGLPTVVDTTWVIPSPTNNAIPSAIITGIPTQAGGVSGSTPQITTDLGVNAITTCTSYTVLGADGVPTIVESTFVVPASNVLPTVASGMPLPPAQTAGFPEGISNLPEASGLATTCITVGVVGLNGFTTPVVQTVLIPTGGLSNALPAQTSVGFPSLVPAQTGLPQGGLPITPGSGLFTTCITVTTVGPDGMATPVVQTVVGIPSGAELGTALSPLSTGVPSFPNPNFSSGTLLGLSTLSQYGTLGAGLPSVLPPSAVVSGIVEPTGTVTGTRTSTLTVTNGPNGQLPSLVPYGDQSDNQAPEYGLPGSSRLATALQTSTWTNVIPEQTTTYTINFPLTTMATVTLPNLRVFRRQQDSVSSGIAWDNNTLSVSPTSVLSSQSDLSPALPSATPPQVDPSPMCPTGGKIGNLTLDFDDVKAGPLFNPARDIWFSEGFLIAPPSSQTSQSYIPSSGGQLVEFVPPSLPSLGRSNVGDTAEIGVGPNAPNHCFRFDFQGASLGCAADGAEKWCEFEVSAYRYNEVSGREESIAWSETKRIPACPSFPNGNCRLTPVSFDGYANITSVLITLRVGTELRVWWGDDFKFGWNDNSCEAAACRAGAAPQPVKRETIESVARRGVWHWTARGLKRLDDEYIWESV from the exons ATGCAGATACGTCAATGTGGTGCCATGTTAGCCGAAAAAATGTCGTGCCTTCCTCAATTACGCCGACACTCTTATCACCGCCTCAGAGAAGATGGGCGCTCCTTCCATTATGCCCTCGGCAGTTCGGCGCTCAGCACTTTgcttccagcagcaggatatctttctccctctcccccctccgtcttcttcttcttcctcctcttctctccacccTCGTTTCTCTCGTTTCAACTTTTGTCTCCCCAGTCATTCATTGTTCTTCACTCATTTGCATCCATCTCTGTTGCATCCGTCTTTCTCATCAGTCTACTGATCGTCCGCATTACGCCAATTCTGCGAATCTTGACTTCGCCCACAATGCGGGCCTTTGCGTCTTTGGCGGTCTTGATGGCTGGTGCCGTTGTGCAGCGCGCAAATGCTCAAGCTGATTACGG AACACACAATGgcaacaacaatggcaacaacaATGGCGGCCCTGATGGTGATTTTGGCGGCAACTCAGGCGGTTCTCCCAGCAGTAGTGTTAACGGTGATCCCAACGGCATCCCGTATGGAAATCCAAGTGGACTTCCAAATGGTGCCCCCGCTGGATTGCCTGGAAACTCCCCCGATTCTGCTCCTGACATGCCCACTTGTGCCCTGCAAGGCATTACAACAGTTTTTGTCACTGTATACCCTACCAGCCATGTTACTCCCTCCGGTTTTGCCCCCTCTGGTGCTGCTCAGTCCAATGGCTTTGATCCCAATCAGACGATTCAGCAATCTGCTCTCCCTGCTTCAACTGTCTTGATTTCCCCCGTTCAGTCTGCCCAGGCCGCACACACCAGTGTCAAACCTTTCACTACCGTCACAATTGATGTTTGGGGCAGTGATGGCGACCCATCAGATGCATTCACATCCGATATTTCACCTGCTCCCATCTCTACGGATGGAGCTTCTGACCCTGTTCAGACATCTGCGGGCTCTCCTGATGGATCTTCTGCACTCACCCAAGACCCTGACTCATTCAATTCCAATCTTGGAGACCTTTCAACACCGTCAAGCGGTCAAGCTACTGCTGGCAATGGCCCAATTCCAGGATCCTTTCCCACTGTCACTCCTGAGAATGCGGCATACGGTAGTGCGGGTGGCCTCAATAGCATCCCCAATACCTTCAACCAGCAGCCGTCAGAATACTCTTCACCAACTGACACAGTTGCTGGCCTTGACGGAAGCCAGCCTGCCCAAATAACAGTCGTTGGCCCTGATGGAAAACCGACAATTGTACAATTTCCTGGTACTCAgattggcaatggcaatggtgcTGCCCAGCCCCTTTCTACCGCTGCTTCGTTCCCCAGCTTTACTCCAGGTGTTTCTGCGGCTTCAGATGTCCTTGCGACCGCCAGAGAGACTCTTTGCACAAGCTACACTATCATGGGACCCAACGGAATTCCCACTGTCGTTCACTCTACATGGGTTGACTTGCCCACAACCGCAGCATCCCCTCCTTCATCGTTTCCTTCCGGGCTCTTGCCAAATCCCAGCGTTGTTACTGGCTTGCCAGAAGGGCCTGTCATTCCCACACACACTACATTCACCATTCTTGGCCCCGATGGACTTCCAACTGTTGTGGAATCGTCTTGGCTAATGCCTGCACCAACAAACACGCTTGCGGGAATCCCTGGTCCTACCTCTGTCAATGGCTTCCCAAACCAAGTCACTGGAACAGCTGCAGGCGTGGAACAAAGCGGCAGTACGACATGCACAAGCTACACTGTCCTTGGATTGGATGGTCTTCCAACAGTCGTTGATACAACTTGGGTCATCCCTAGCCCTACCAACAACGCCATTCCTTCAGCTATTATCACTGGAATTCCAACCCAGGCAGGAGGGGTTTCTGGTAGCACACCTCAAATCACAACAGACCTTGGTGTGAATGCCATTACCACATGCACAAGTTACACAGTCCTTGGTGCTGATGGCGTACCTACCATCGTTGAATCTACTTTTGTTGTCCCTGCAAGCAATGTGCTTCCCACTGTTGCAAGCGGAatgcctctgccgccagCTCAAACCGCAGGTTTCCCCGAAGGCATCTCAAATCTCCCTGAGGCAAGTGGCTTGGCCACAACTTGCATCACCGTCGGCGTTGTGGGACTAAATGGCTTTACTACACCAGTTGTTCAAACTGTTCTCATCCCTACTGGTGGTTTGAGCAATGCTTTGCCTGCACAAACTAGTGTTGGTTTTCCTTCTCTAGTACCGGCTCAAACCGGTCTTCCTCAAGGTGGCCTTCCTATCACTCCTGGTAGCGGCTTGTTCACAACTTGCATCACGGTGACCACAGTTGGACCAGATGGCATGGCTACACCAGTCGTCCAGACTGTGGTGGGCATACCGAGCGGCGCAGAGCTTGGAACCGCACTATCACCCCTGTCAACTGGTGTTCCGTCTTTCCCCAACCCAAATTTCTCGAGTGGTACTCTTCTCGGTCTCTCCACTCTTTCTCAATATGGGACTCTTGGAGCTGGCCTGCCAAGTGTGCTGCCACCATCTGCAGTGGTTTCTGGTATTGTGGAACCAACAGGGACTGTGACTGGAACCCGCACGTCGACTCTTACCGTCACCAACGGTCCCAATGGGCAGTTGCCAAGTCTCGTTCCTTACGGCGATCAATCGGATAACCAGGCGCCAGAATATGGCCTCCCGGGATCATCACGTCTTGCCACTGCTCTCCAAACTAGCACCTGGACCAATGTTATACCAGAGCAAACCACCACATACACGATCAACTTCCCACTTACTACCATGGCCACTGTTACTCTGCCCAATCTGCGAGTCTTCCGTCGCCAACAAGA CTCGGTATCGTCAGGAATTGCCTGGGATAACAATACCCTGAGCGTGAGCCCAACCTCAGTGTTGAGCAGCCAGAGTGATCTTTCCCCTGCTTTGCCTTCTGCGACTCCACCCCAAGTTGATCCTTCTCCCATGTGCCCGACTGGCGGGAAGATTGGTAACCTTACATTAGAC TTTGATGACGTCAAAGCTGGACCCCTTTTCAATCCTGCTCGTGATATTTGGTTCTCTGAAGGATTCCTCATTGCTCCTCCATCGTCTCAAACATCTCAATCCTACATTCCTTCATCTGGTGGTCAGCTTGTCGAATTCGTTCCACCCTCTTTACCATCCTTGGGCCGTTCCAATGTAGGAGATACTGCGGAGATTGGCGTTGGTCCAAACGCTCCCAATCACTGCTTTAGATTTGACTTCCAAGGTGCGAGCCTTGGCTGCGCGGCAGACGGTGCTGAGAAATGGTGTGAGTTTGAGGTATCAGCATATCGATACAACGAAGTTtcgggaagagaagagtcaATAGCTTGGTCTGAGACAAAGCGTATTCCGGCATGCCCCAGTTTCCCCAATGGAAACTGTCGACTGACTCCAGTGTCGTTTGACGGCTACGCAAACATCACGTCGGTCCTCATCACTCTACGGGTTGGCACCGAGTTGCGAGTCTGGTGGGGAGACGACTTCAAGTTTGGCTGGAATGACAACAGTTGTGAAGCCGCTGCCTGCCGTGCAGGTGCTGCTCCTCAGCCGGTCAAGCGCGAGACTATTGAGTCAGTTGCTCGCCGAGGCGTCTGGCACTGGACTGCACGCGGGTTGAAAAGGCTGGATGACGAATACATCTGGGAATCGGTATAA
- a CDS encoding uncharacterized protein (EggNog:ENOG41~MEROPS:MER0000441~SECRETED:SignalP(1-17)) produces the protein MRLCFLLLLSRCCSSLAFVGVGVSPLMTAAIDPFDWDTITPSDDLEYHDCYEQYKCARLQVPLDWLNETDTRVATIAMIKLPALVPDNDPAFGGSIFFNPGGPGGSGVYAMLSLGHYLRTTVDKPGRRHYEIVSFDPRGIGYTLPASDCFNGSLVSRDAFILESRGNGPLTNGDHSIAYSLAIMGAFGQRCNRTGDAMAFVGTPNVARDMVEMVDKVDELRKRDAAARKQNKKGGGPEVQDTDDERDELKKRSARKRRSAELHDEPGDVPRLQYIGFSYGTILGNYFASMFPGRVGRLILDGVCDAEDYSTGPGWLTNTVDTDEIFDNFLHGCAAAGPEECALARESDTHGASDIRCRLDRFLLDLDQRPKPVLLDSGDAVIVTGEDVRSLIGLTLYSPLKGFKILAKELNSFISGNITKMAVLDLGLGAMPVMNDACPITNSTEPQLIGKIESQNAVVCIDGDDITDKDVSWWRKYVNRQVSASSIFGAEWATIRLPCSSWRFRPKWQFKGPFTTPEPDPSIKSGHPAAPILFLSNRLDPVTPLRAAQAMAAQHPGARVIIQEAMGHCAVASAPSSCTKRVVADYFESGVIPFDVSTCSIECGPWDASCSLSNATMTDDVDDQAAVSWFNGEERIWRRMSPLGIL, from the exons ATGAGGCTCTGCTTTCTGCTCCTGCTTTCAAGATGCTGTTCTTCTCTGGCCTTTGTTGGAGTCGGTGTTTCGCCATTGATGACGGCTGCCATTGACCCTTTCGACTGGGATACCATCACCCCCAGTGACGATCTTGAGTATCATGACTGCTATGAGCAGTACAAATGCGCTCGTTTACAAGTGCCCCTCGACTGGCTCAACGAGACAGACACAAGAGTAGCCACGATTGCCATGATCAAGCTACCCGCTCTCGTTCCAGACAACGACCCAGCTTTTGGCGGCTCCATCTTTTTCAACCCCGGAGGCCCTGGCGGCTCAGGCGTCTACGCCATGCTCTCGTTGGGCCACTATCTTCGCACCACGGTCGACAAGCCGGGCCGTCGCCATTATGAAATCGTCTCCTTTGACCCTCGTGGCATCGGTTACACGCTGCCCGCTTCCGACTGCTTCAACGGCAGTCTCGTGTCGCGCGACGCTTTCATCTTGGAGTCCCGTGGCAATGGGCCCCTCACCAATGGCGACCACTCCATCGCTTACAGCCTAGCTATCATGGGCGCCTTTGGACAGCGCTGCAATCGGACCGGGgacgccatggcctttgtcGGAACGCCGAATGTTGCCCGCGATATGGTCGAGATGGTTGATAAGGTTGATGAGCTGCGTAAGagggatgctgctgctcggaagcaaaacaaaaaaggaggggGCCCAGAAGTTCAGGACACTGACGATGAGCGAGATGAGCTTAAGAAGCGATCTGCTCGCAAAAGGAGGTCTGCTGAGCTTCATGATGAGCCTGGAGATGTTCCGCGTCTCCAGTACATTGGCTTTTCCTATGGTACCATTCTTGGTAACTACTTTGCTTCCATGTTTCCTGGTCGAGTTGGTCGTCTCATTCTCGACGGAGTCTGTGATGCCGAGGATTATTCGACCGGCCCG GGCTGGCTCACAAACACCGTTGATACTGATGAGATCTTTGACAACTTCTTACACGGCTGTGCCGCTGCCGGCCCCGAAGAGTGTGCTTTAGCCCGCGAATCAGACACCCATGGAGCATCCGATATACGCTGCCGTCTCGACCGCTTCCTCCTAGATCTGGACCAGAGGCCCAAGCCCGTGCTGCTAGACTCCGGCGATGCTGTCATTGTCACCGGCGAAGACGTCCGCTCTCTGATTGGCTTAACGCTTTACAGTCCTCTGAAGGGATTCAAAATACTCGCCAAGGAGTTGAACAGCTTCATATCCGGCAACATTACCAAAATGGCCGTCTTAGATTTGGGCTTGGGCGCGATGCCAGTCATGAATGACGCATGTCCTATAACCAACAGCACCGAACCCCAGCTTATTGGAAAAATAGAGTCGCAGAATGCCGTCGTTTGCATTGATGGTGACGACATTACCGACAAGGACGTTTCTTGGTGGCGCAAATACGTGAATCGCCAAGTAAGCGCATCCAGCATCTTCGGTGCCGAATGGGCGACAATCCGTCTgccctgctccagctggcgATTTCGTCCCAAGTGGCAGTTCAAAGGTCCCTTTACCACGCCAGAGCCCGACCCATCCATCAAATCGGGCCATCCAGCAGCACccattctctttctctcgAATCGACTTGATCCTGTGACGCCTCTGAGGGCTGCTCAGGCCATGGCCGCACAGCATCCCGGCGCCCGTGTCATCATTCAAGAGGCCATGGGCCACTGTGCTGTGGCTTCTGCCCCCAGCAGCTGTACCAAGAGGGTTGTAGCTGACTATTTCGAATCCGGCGTTATCCCGTTCGATGTATCAACATGTAGCATCGAGTGCGGCCCTTGGGATGCTTCCTGCTCTCTTAGCAATGCTACTATGACTGACGACGTCGATGATCAGGCCGCAGTCTCTTGGTTTAATGGAGAGGAGCGCATCTGGCGCAGAATGTCACCTCTCggtatattataa
- a CDS encoding uncharacterized protein (EggNog:ENOG41), which yields MARQRIIRGGLERIRSAADCADEDAPQGAYVYGMLIGRDLPDITIPEGLLPYAVETSKMYVEKAAYLGFAKAQLKMGQAYELCQLGCDFNPSYSLHYYGLAAKQGIPEAALGVSRWFLFGYEGVFKKNEELAFKYAHEAASAKLPTGEFAMGYYHEIGIHVNKDVVEAQRWYQLAADHGNKDAVGRLESLSQDKSLSKADHETTTLTRIKSQHGSMRGKRPERFKTAANPMPTLSEGADGGPPPLPKLVTSVGSSRASPVASPGMRPTIVENNTFAEPSRASFVDTDRQPAFNIRVDSNGPPPRSQSAAPYPVDDRAQPMNARPGGGAPYPDDDGRPNPGRYNNNYPPNQGPAADRPSSAFGIRPSTGGGPGGPGGPGGPGGPGPRPMPGSQSAGNLYPNQPPPGAGRGRGGPGPGPGPGPGRPYGGDSRPGSAHSNGRGQPPQGYGGPGGPGGPHGGPPPGQYGPRTSSRPGPDGYADHHNSGPGGPGGSGGSGGHYPERVGSLPPQAGGHPGRVNTGGPAGPQGFGNGPGPRPGPGMPSPVPSPHRAGTAPPGQGQGPPRPDVHSPSPVPSAASAPTGKPSKAPNKQGPATFEDMGIPQGKQDGDCVVM from the exons ATGGCGAGACAAAGGATTATCAGGGGGGGGTTGGAGCGCATCCGCAGCGCCGCCGACTGTGCAGACGAAGATGCACCCCAGGGAGCATACGTGTACGGCATGCTTATCGGACGAGACTTGCCTGACATTACCATACCCGAAGGGCTATTGCCTTATGCCGTCGAGACGTCAAAGATGTATGTCGAAAAGGCGGCGTATCTTGGCTTTGCCAAGGCGCAACTCAAAATGGGCCAGGCATATGAGTTATGTCAGCTGGGCTGCGACTTCAACCCCTCCTACTCTCTGCACTACTACGGGTTGGCCGCCAAGCAGGGGATTCCAGAGGCTGCTCTTGGTGTCAGCCGATGGTTCCTTTTCGGTTACGAGGGTGTTTTCAAGAAGAACGAAGAGCTGGCATTCAAATATGCTCACGAAGCGGCGTCTGCGAAGCTGCCCACTGGCGAGTTCGCCATGGGCTACTACCACGAAATCGGTATCCACGTTAACAAGGACGTTGTCGAAGCCCAGCGATGGTATCAACTCGCGGCCGATCACGGGAACAAGGATGCCGTTGGTCGACTGGAATCCCTGAGCCAGGATAAGAGTCTTTCAAAAGCAGATCACGAAACAACAACATTAACGCGAATCAAATCACAGCATGGCTCGATGAGAGGCAAGCGTCCCGAACGATTCAAGACGGCGGCAAACCCGATGCCCACGCTCAGCGAGGGCGCCGACGGTGGTCCACCGCCCCTGCCCAAACTTGTCACGTCAGTTGGCTCTTCCCGAGCCTCGCCCGTGGCTTCTCCCGGCATGCGTCCTACAATTGTGGAAAATAATACTTTTGCTGAGCCATCCAGAGCGTCGTTTGTTGATACTGATCGACAGCCAGCCTTTAACATCCGCGTCGATTCCAACGGCCCGCCTCCACGCTCTCAGTCTGCCGCCCCTTATCCCGTGGATGATCGGGCACAGCCGATGAATGCCCGCCCTGGTGGAGGAGCGCCATATCCGGATGACGATGGCCGACCAAATCCGGGCCGTTACAATAACAACTACCCCCCTAATCAAGGCCCCGCGGCAGACCGACCAAGCAGTGCCTTTGGTATCAGGCCATCGACAGGTGGTGGTCCTGGTGGTCCTGGTGGTCCTGGTGGTCCTGGTGGTCCTGGCCCAAGACCGATGCCAGGCTCCCAGTCAGCTGGTAACTTGTACCCCAACCAGCCTCCTCCTGGAGCTGGTCGTGGCAGAGGTGGTCCTGGACCTGGTCCCGGGCCTGGTCCGGGGCGCCCATACGGAGGAGACAGCCGGCCCGGAAGCGCCCACTCGAATGGAAGAGGCCAGCCGCCTCAGGGATACGGCGGACCCGGTGGACCCGGAGGCCCTCACGGAGGACCGCCGCCAGGCCAATACGGGCCTCGGACATCATCACGACCAGGGCCGGATGGATATGCCGATCATCATAACAGCGGCCCTGGTGGTCCCGGCGGCTCCGGCGGCTCCGGAGGACACTACCCAGAAAGAGTGGGCTCTCTCCCCCCACAAGCTGGAGGACATCCAGGAAGAGTCAATACGGGAGGTCCCGCAGGTCCCCAAGGCTTTGGAAACGGTCCAGGGCCACGTCCAGGTCCTGGCATGCCAAGTCCCGTGCCGAGTCCCCATAGAGCCGGCacagctcctccaggccaaggccaaggtccTCCACGTCCCGATGTGCATAGCCCGAGTCCTGTACCAAGCGCAGCTTCAGCACCGACGGGCAAGCCTAGTAAGGCACCGAACAAACAAGGTCCCGCAACGTTTGAAGATATGGGCATCCCACAGGGTAAACAGGATGGTGATTGC GTTGTCATGTAA
- a CDS encoding uncharacterized protein (EggNog:ENOG41), giving the protein MSHFGATFVPGSDDDYFMPEVVAPSPQRVTPQVPQNMQEDLQRMELEAREIEPRSHDAASYTSNRAREPSLSTYAAQNQPGKPFTSADSRVYGQNSGGRSRQPDTMDDDAPSFSPFPKVVGDNVPPADEEKEKILWKARNHVLHSQNVNMQITWARDVLNWAEISMDAAAREAAESGNRPPNPAQGA; this is encoded by the exons ATGTCCCATTTTGGCGCAACTTTCGTTCCTGGGAGCGACGATGATTACTTTATGCCAGAGGTCGTGGCTCCGTCCCCTCAGCG GGTGACCCCTCAGGTGCCGCAGAACATGCAGGAGGACCTGCAGCGCATGGAGCTCGAAGCCCGTGAAATTGAGCCGAGAAGCCACGACGCAGCATCCTACACCAGCAACAGAGCCCGCGAGCCCTCTCTGTCGACCTACGCCGCCCAGAACCAGCCCGGCAAGCCCTTCACCAGCGCCGACAGCAGAGTCTACGGCCAGAACAGCGGCGGTCGGTCACGGCAGCCCGACACcatggacgacgacgccCCGTCATTCTCGCCCTTCCCCAAGGTGGTCGGCGACAACGTGCCGCCGGCggacgaggagaaggagaagatccTGTGGAAGGCCCGAAACCATGTCCTGCACTCGCAGAATGTCAACATGCAAATCACCTGGGCCCGCGATGTGCTCAACTGGGCCGAGATTTCCAtggacgccgccgccagggAGGCAGCTGAGAGCGGCAATCGCCCCCCCAACCCCGCGCAAGGAGCATGA
- a CDS encoding uncharacterized protein (EggNog:ENOG41), whose protein sequence is MAALPDPQAIEEPSYIDYETFLAPDFAPAAFANSLVLSTNNPDDSPLDLSTPLSRVLFDAQEIDSHIDLLTTRSSVPLLQYTQSQTQASKAIVAKLEAQIASLNDSYKQLEKEVIDKHAEAEEIRQVALRLWETLRLGRSMGRCLQLGRQLEAQFSELGNPGAGKGDYGALVRCSYTILSLREVLDSKAPGEEGYGLEKLKVIKSLQDTIIIPIERRINEVSERQIREFATPSTITFAQSEEARSRLVSAMSALYLLSPTSGIQLEKWTPKLLIQALDSYVRSALQSSTAALSRSLGQLPTLDKTLVEVVSHCQNIASLELILEATEAPAHPLVPASAKKKQQQTLLRLLLSRFETNSLISYFWRSMASNISARVQEIATRGGIVARTLRTNKNVVGDAIRQAVIKGSQTPNVFFSGKKKPGVEASWDREIAVMTGSVLNNIGR, encoded by the coding sequence ATGGCAGCGCTACCAGACCCTCAGGCGATTGAGGAGCCATCCTACATCGATTACGAGACATTCCTTGCTCCTGACTTTGCGCCCGCCGCGTTTGCCAATTCTCTCGTCCTGTCCACCAACAATCCGGACGACTCCCCGCTGGATCTCTCAACACCCTTGTCGCGAGTCCTCTTCGACGCTCAAGAGATTGATTCTCATATTGATCTCCTCACCACCCGTTCCTCCGTTCCTTTGCTGCAATATACCCAATCACAGACGCAAGCCAGCAAAGCCATTGTCGCAAAGCTCGAAGCCCAAATCGCAAGCCTAAACGACAGCTATAAGCAACTAGAGAAGGAGGTTATCGATAAGCATGCCGAAGCTGAGGAGATTCGCCAGGTCGCATTGCGCCTGTGGGAGACGCTGAGGCTGGGGAGGTCGATGGGAAGATGCCTGCAGCTTGGAAGACAGCTCGAGGCACAGTTCTCCGAGCTGGGCAATCCCGGTGCCGGAAAAGGCGACTACGGAGCGCTCGTCCGATGCTCATACACCATCCTCTCGCTGCGCGAAGTACTGGACAGCAAGGCGCCAGGTGAAGAAGGCTATGgcctcgagaagctcaaagTGATCAAGAGCCTGCAGGATACCATCATCATACCGATCGAACGACGGATTAACGAGGTGTCCGAGCGGCAGATTCGCGAATTTGCTACGCCAAGCACCATAACTTTTGCGCAGAGCGAGGAGGCACGATCACGACTGGTATCTGCCATGTCTGCACTTTATCTACTCTCGCCGACGAGTGGGATTCAGTTGGAGAAATGGACGCCGAAGCTGCTTATACAAGCCCTCGATTCCTATGTgcgctctgctctgcaatCAAGCACCGCAGCTCTCTCACGATCCCTCGGACAACTCCCCACTCTAGACAAAACTCTTGTCGAAGTTGTTTCCCACTGCCAGAACATTGCTTCGCTTGAGTTGATTCTCGAGGCGACCGAGGCTCCTGCCCACCCCTTGGTTCCAGCCTctgcgaagaagaagcagcagcaaacccTCCTTCGATTACTACTGTCGCGATTTGAAACAAACTCTTTGATTTCCTACTTTTGGCGCAGCATGGCAAGTAATATTTCTGCTCGCGTTCAGGAGATAGCCACCCGAGGAGGCATTGTTGCTCGTACACTACGCACGAATAAGAACGTTGTCGGGGACGCTATTCGGCAGGCTGTTATCAAGGGGAGCCAAACGCCGAATGTGTTTTTCAGCGGTAAGAAGAAGCCCGGCGTTGAAGCAAGCTGGGACCGAGAGATTGCCGTCATGACGGGAAGCGTGCTGAACAACATAGGGCGATGA
- a CDS encoding uncharacterized protein (EggNog:ENOG41) — protein sequence MDTNPMIRCHCGAVSFRAVLPKPLAVDVCHCSECQRQSSSAFGISAVFPVEGMLPFAEDLQPHVGMWTRKTDSGRTLECYFCKTCGVRLIHRGLLPDGSSSQTLTVKGGCMENLSLDGARHIYTRSARVPVPEGSCSRPPDQY from the coding sequence ATGGATACCAACCCCATGATCCGCTGCCACTGCGGCGCCGTGTCTTTCCGGGCCGTGCTCCCCAAGCCTCTCGCAGTTGACGTATGCCACTGTTCAGAGTGCCAGAGACAATCCTCCTCGGCATTTGGCATCTCGGCCGTCTTCCCTGTCGAGGGCATGCTCCCCTTTGCCGAGGATTTACAGCCTCACGTCGGGATGTGGACGCGCAAGACTGATTCGGGGCGCACGCTGGAGTGTTATTTCTGTAAGACATGTGGGGTTCGCCTAATCCATCGGGGCCTGCTGCCAGACGGGTCATCCTCGCAGACGTTGACTGTCAAGGGAGGCTGTATGGAAAATCTGAGCCTTGATGGTGCGAGGCACATTTACACAAGATCGGCCAGGGTGCCTGTGCCAGAGGGCAGTTGCTCTAGGCCGCCTGATCAATACTGA